Sequence from the Drosophila innubila isolate TH190305 chromosome 3L unlocalized genomic scaffold, UK_Dinn_1.0 0_D_3L, whole genome shotgun sequence genome:
CTTTGAGCCCAATCGACGCACACCTGAAGTTCCTCATTGAAGTAATACCCGGGTgtgcaataaaatgcaatgGGTATTGGTTCTACACACACGATATACTTACTACAGTTATCGGGGTACGCCACATACTCCCCATTGATAAGCCCACCACAAACATCAGGGCTAATTGGTGGATCCGTTGTGCTGGTTGTCGATTGAGTGGTAGTTGTGCTGATAGCTGAGGTAGTCTTCATAGTTGTCGGTGCTACCGTTGTTGTAGTCCCCATACATGCCGTTGGTGAGACATTCGGTCCACAATCTCCAGTTAAGGGATCGTACcaagcattaaaaatgcagtTAACTATTGCTGCTTCCCCATTGCCCAGGCATACTATATACTTTTTACAGTCTGTCATCAATGGATAGGAGACTCCCAACTCTTGACCCAAACAGAGTTCGTCTGGATTTGGTGAAGAAGTGGAAGTCGTGCTGGTTATTTGATATTCAAGACAAGCTGTAGACGAAACGTCTGGTCCACAATTGCCGGACTTCGGGTCGTACCAAGCATTCACAGGACAGTTGACTATAACAGACTTATCATTACCCAAACATAGAATATACTGATGACAGTCTGTAAATAAAGGAAAGGATATGCCTTCCTTTTGTCCAACACATGGATTGTCGTCTCGGCTAATTTGTTTTGGCCCTTTAAAGGTGTGGTCTGGACTTGTCGTTTTCACATATTTGGATGTATTACAATCTACCGATTCGGGTGTGTCACAAATTTGTAGAATTTCATTGAAGATTTTATCGGCCGTGCAATACTTAAGTTCTGCTTCTGCATCGCGACATGATATATAAGCAGTACATTCTTGTGTATATTCGAAATAACCACTGGATAAACATTTAAAGTCAATTATCGTTGTGGTATTCCCATCTGCATACGTCATATTTCCATATATCAGGAATGATGTCATCATAATAAGCAATTGGAATAAGTAATctgaaataaaacaatttaaatataaatggttaataacaaatatgatatttattgTATAGTACTCTGAGTTCATCACCCGTTGACAGATTTCAGTCCGATCGGATAATGAACACCGGAACTATTTTCCATAGATTAGAGCAGAGCATTACCTATAAGAACCTCCTTCTTAatcttcaataaaattattcatcTTTGCCCAATAAAACACTAAGTCAATTAATGAACTGCCTTTTTTAGGCGCTtgcatgttttattttaaatattatatcaaTTACTTAGTTAAATTTTCCGATCTCGTTTTCAAGTAATACTGTGTTTGGATACTATTCAAGGTGTCTTCGATTAGGACTGAACACATCCTGTATTCTCTGGCAAATCGCAGATACCCTTTTGTCCATTGAAGTATCTTTCACCGCAGCTAACCTTCAGGGCCTGTCCATGACGGCAGATATAGTAGTCGTTGCAACGTTCTGGAGATGCCAACAGGAAACCGTCGGGTTTTCCTACACACACGATCTGAATCTGGACATCggcgattgttgttgtggagcCCTTGGCCATCTGGAGTACTTCTGGGAGTGGCCTAAAGCTGGGACGCACACGAATGGGTTTGCGATTATTATGCGAAGAGATAGCAGCACTTGATCCCGACGCGCACGGAGGCTTCGTGGTTACATCGCAAGGAGGTTCTGTTGTCACACAAACGGTTGTTGTGCTGCAAGTAGTGGGCGTGGTGATTGGGCAAGATGTCGTCGATGTTGTTCTGCacgttgttgtggttgtcgttgGTCTACacgttgttgtggttgtcgttgGGTCACATGGTGTTGTGGTggttgtagtagttgttgttgttgttgtcgttgttgtggtcgttgttgtagtagtagttgttgttgttgtcgttgttgtagtGGTTGTTGTGTCACATGGAGTTGTGGTCGTCGTTGTGTCACATGGTGTTGTGGTGGTTGTAGTAgtggttgttgtagtagttgttgttgtggttgttgtggtcgttgttgtcgttgttgtagtagtagttgttgtcgttgttgtagttgatgttgatgttgtgtCACATGGAgttgtggttgtcgttgtGTCACATGGTGTTGTGGTGGTAGTAGTAgtggttgttgtagtagttgtggtcgttgttgtggtggttgtagtagtggttgttgtagtagtagttgttgttgtcgttgttgtagttgaagtagttgatgttgatgttgtgtCACATGGAGTTGTGGTCGTCGTTGGGTCACATGGGGTTGTggtggttgtagttgttgaagtagttgttgttgtggttgttgtagttgttgtcgttgttgttgtagtggttGTTGTATCACACGGtgttgtggttgtcgttgttgttgttgttgtagtcgttgtaggagtagttgttgttgttgtcgttgtagtggttgttgtagtggttgttgtagtagttgttgttgtggttgttgtggtcgttgttgtggtggttgtAGTAGTGGTTGTcgtagtagtagttgttgttgttgtcgttgtgtcACATGGAGTTGTGGTCGTCGTTGTGTCACTAGGTGTTGTGGTGGTAGTAGTAgtggttgttgtagtagttgttgttgtggatgttgtggtcgttgttgtagtagttgttgtcgttgttgtagttgatgTTGGTGTTGTGTCACATGGTGTTGTGGTGGTAGTAGTAGTGGTTGTtgaagtagttgttgttgtggttgttgtggttgttgtagtcgttgttgttgtagttgttgtcgttgttgttgtagtggttGTTGTATCACACGGtgttgtggttgtcgttgttgttgtagtcgttgtaggagtagttgttgttgttgtcgttgtagtggttgttgtagtggttgttgtagtggttgttgtagtagttgttgttgtggatgttgtggtcgttgttgtagtagtagctgttgtcgttgttgtagttgatgTTGGTGTTGTGTCACATGGAgttgtggttgtcgttgtGTCACTTGGTGTTGTGGTGGTAGTAGTAGTGGTTGTtgaagtagttgttgttgtggttgttgtggttgttgtagtcgttgttgttgtagttgttgtcgttgttgttgtagtggttGTTGTATCACACGGtgttgtggttgtcgttgttgttgttgttgtagtcgttgTAGgggtagttgttgttgttgtcgttgtagtggttgtcgttgttgttgttgtagtcgttgtaggagtagttgttgttgttgtcgttgtagtgGTTGTTGTAGTGGTTGTTGTAGTGGTTGTTGTAGAGGTTGTTGTATCACACGGtgttgtggttgtcgttgCTATAGTCgttgtagtagtagtagtagttgttgtgggtgttgttgttgtcgttgtagtggttgttgtagttgtagttgttgttgttgtgtcacATGGAGTTGTGGTCGTTGTTGTATCACTCgatgttgtagttgtcgttgttgttgtcgttgttgtggtcgttgtcgttgtagtggttgttgttgtagtcgtagttgtagtcgttgttgttgtggttgtgtcACACGGAgtcgttgttgtggtggttgtACTGCATGGAGTTACAGCAGAGGGTGTGCTTGTTTTTGGTGTGGAGGGTGTAACATTTCCGGTGCATGGTGGACGGATTGTAGTACACGGTGGAGGTATTGTTGGGGAGCATGGAGTATCCCCAGATTTCACTGATGTCTTTTGGAAGACTATGGGATCGTTTAAGGTGCAGCCCGGATTGTAGGTAACGCAACTTCTTGTCTTAAAGTCATAGTATTTAGGGCAAGTGTATTCTATGGGTTTTCCATTTTGACATTCGAAGTATTTGGAACAGCTGCCTGGCACCAAAGCTCGAATGCCATTGGAATTTCCTCGACAAAATACATGCAGATATTGCCGATTTTCCAAGCTAGCACCAAAAATGCTATTGGCAGATACTGCCAGAAGCAGAGTGGTAAAAACTGTAAAATACCAAAAGGGATTGATTAACTTATCCcgttttatttcgtttttccGGAAGTTTACCATATATGTTCCGCATAGCTGTTGATTGTTTGCTGAAGCTCAAAATGTATGTTTTAAAGATTCCAGTTTCTACACAGCACTGAGTGGAGTATCAGCTCCCTGTTGTGCTATATATACTgtgcaaaaatttataaatgtgctaaaaataatattggcCAAATGGCTGTCTCATTAGCAAAGTAGCCTACAGCCTCCATCCTTATCAAATTGATATCAAGATCTTTATCATTTTTACCATTTATGCAAGcgcaaaatgaattttgcatttgctatACCCTATTTTTTACtacttaacaaatttgtaatctTACGATCTCTTATTATTTGATCTATATTTTTAGAGGATGCcgatttatgtaaatattgtatatttaatattatatttgtatttatcaaTGTAGTTTATTATACTTATCATTGTATATGTTAGGGTATGTCAAAGTTAATAACACTTATAGTATGCAGTATTTCCCATTTATTGCTtagcatttaattatatttgggCAATACAAAAAACGTTTCAAAGCTTCCGGAAATACTACATGTTTACAGGCATGACATTCAATAAGTCAAAATAGAATTGCATACTCCTTGATTAGATAATTCAATAGAGACTTCGTCTGATTGAACCAAACCCTATAGTAAATGGCCAAGCTCGTGCGaagaaaatttagaaaatggAGTAAAAATAGAATATTGGTGCGAGCACCCCCAAGTTCACAGTCTCATATACTATAAAGAATGTGACTTGATaatgaatacaaaatacattaaCATGTAAAGAAAATTTCCAAAGTTTTTTCTTGaagttattataaaactttttaagttAGTATCAGAAGTAAATGAGGAATTCttataacattttgttgtttgcttacCTTTCATATTTGTAGGTTTTAATAAtctttaataaactttatttttatatttttcctgATTGTGATTCATTcactattaatttatttaattgtttttcacttaattttagctttaactttgctgaattttatgtttattcttCGATGTCTTCAAAGAAACTAAAGTGACTAATGGATCGAATTTTAGTAACACGTAACATCATATCAACTCAAAAGACACTTCTTACGATAGTAAATACTAACGAATACATAATCGATAAGATATTGCCTCAATTTCTTTTAACCgcagatttttaattaaaaattatttgttcaccaaataaaaaacattgtttTGGTGTTTCCAGAAGAGTTCGGAAAACAAGCTaagaatatacaaatttgGGTCATACGCctattcattttataaatactataCACTTGATCATTCAAGACGATTAGTGTTATAGGATATGAAACCAATAGAAATTGTtatgattcattaaataaacattaaaaaaactaatagaGCTTTTGTATTAGTTTTGTGACACTCCATTTCCCCAATCATTCAcccaaacataattaaaaccTCTAAGGACCCAATGCATTGGGCTAACTAACAGGAAaatcattgcatacttttggtcAGTGCTGTTATAATCTCATTTCAAGGGCATACCCTTAGGAGCATTAGATATTGATTGGTTTTGCAGATAAGAAGTTTTGCacatgtttttttataccctgtatgtTATGAATATAGGTAACATGTTTGTTAGCGCATATACCATTTACAAGCCTCTGATTCCGATCAATTTCAACAGTCAACTCGTTTAAGCTGTACCCATCTCTATGACAGTCTGTACGTCTCTTTATCTGTATGAATtcgattttattattgaattaatttaatagaaaaataaacataagaGCTGTTCAGGAAAAAAGCGTTTTTCTAAATGActtaatatgttaatatgtttgttttagcgcgtttataataatatctgaaaaaactactataataaaatgataatagAACAGTAGATATATTTTCTGTATATGAAGGTAAGTCATTCACCATCTTGATATGAAATTCTTCTTTAACATTCGTTGTTCATCAATGGAGGTTGTTATCAGTTCGCAGTAAAATCGAAATCAAGTAACAAGTACAGAAGTACCAGTCACACTTAGAATTGCCGTTGATTTTTATCAAAGACTGTACATTTAACAGATTGGCACTTCATGCAAATTTCCCAGATGAATTCAGTCTATAAAATACAAGTGTAGATACCACAGAGATCCAGTTTATACAGCAACATGATCGGAACAAGAAGCATGAGGTCTCTTCTCACTCTTTGGATAATTCTGATCCAAAATACAGAATCTTTTGCGCAGTTTAAGGTAAGGTTATAAattcttatttcattttattattaagaataATGACCCTTTCTTTTAAAGACGGGTTTTATGTTTCCAACATCCATCTGCGAGGGAAAGGATGGCGGACTGTTTCCGATGTTTGGATCATGCCAAGGATATTACATTTGTAATAATGGAATAGCTATTGTTGGAACCTGCGATGAAAAAAACCGATTTAACCCAACTACTTTACAATGCGATGATGCCCGTAAGGTACACTGTCCCTATGAAATGCTAGACGATGGCGATCAGGATGACATAGATGACATGGATGATATGGATGACATTGAAAGTGATTTGTCGGAATTAGAAAGTGATGAAATGGAGGAACCTTCAACAACGAGACGACCACCacccacaaaacaaaagccgATAGTTTCGATAGTAAAGCCAAATAAGGAATTACAGAATACGAGCTCGATTGAAAGATTATgtttaggaaaaaaaaatggcgtAACTCTGGTGAAAGAGGGCTCCTGTACTGAGTACTATGTGTGTAAATCAAAACATCCTCAGCTGCGTCACTGTCCGAGTCAACAACACTTTAGCCCCCACCGTCATATCTGCATGAAGGTAGCCGATGCCAAGTGTACTTTTAATCAGGAAAGTAATCAGGAGATTGTATATCAAGATACTCCGGCGGTAACCGCTGGTCTTTGCTCTGAGATGAAGCAAGATGCTTTGGTTCCACATCGCGAGGATTGTGGtaaatttttactttgcaGTAACATGATGTTCCTGGTCATGGATTGTCCCGCAggattgcattttaatgccGAGGCAAAGCGTTGTGACTATCCAAAGATCGCTCAGTGTGAGCTGCAAAAGGAGGAAAAACAAACTAAGAAAAGTAATAAGAAAAGTTTAAGTAAAAGAAAGCCGAAGAAAAATACAttgtaattttgtaattatgttCACAATATAAACTTAAGCGCATTCGATGAATTTGAAGTCTTTTTCCAATGTCACTCCAATGATATCTTTAAGACTACTCTTTTGCGTCAGCGATGTCTTTCTTTGTGGTCTCATTTCACAACTCCTACTCATTATCTATTTCctacatattatatatgatCAAAGGAAATTGTGAGTTATATTGTCTATAACACCTCAGGATCAGAAACATATCAACATCTcctgcatttttatttcatataaagtCAGCAAATGTAAGATCTACTCAACCAAAAATTGTCTACAAAAATAAGTTCTTTATATAGTACTATTCCGAAATAtgtaaatcacatttaatatCCATTATTTTCTActcgtaaattttaaatatgattttttaagtgtGTAAAAACATAAGAAcgagttaataaatttaaagttatactttactctttataattaattaatttcttgtcTGCTTTTACTGatctgaaatttaattaaaagacatATATTTAAGAGAAGCataactaaaactaagattcaAATTTTTAGCCTCTTTAAAAAGTTGcagtttttacaaattttcataatttgaattcaatttgtacGCCTTTCAGTACTCTCTCAACAGGATTGGCTGTAATTACTGAAAAAAATCGtgtcgaaaaataattttcactcCAAAAATTGATACTCAGAAAACATCTTAGTGCAGCTTCATGTAtagttttattgtttaagCTTAACAATTAGATTTTGCTGGCCAATCGCAGACACTTTCCTTTACATTGAACACCAGGGAGGCAGGACATTTGAAGTCCACCTCGCATTCACATTGGCAAATCACATAAGAACCGCTGCAGACATTGTTGTCATCCGCCATCAAGGTTCCATCGGGTTTGCCAACACAACGGCCCTTGCTCTCACAGTAGGTGCCCGAAGGACCCGCGGTGGGACCACTGGGTGGTGCAGCGCCATCTTCGCACTGAACTTTTTCGGGATAATCGCACTCCTTGGTTAAGTTATTGAAGTGCAGATTGTTGGGACATTTCTGCTGGAACTTATTTCCATAGAGACATTGTATGAATGCGGAACAGTTCTTGTCAACGGATCCTAACCAATCGTTGGGCTTATCACAGCAATCGGGATCGCAGACTTTAGGGACGCATATGCCATCAGCATCGATAACACAAACCTGCAATTCCTTATCGAAATAAGTCTGGGCGGGACACTGTCGAATCACCATGACATTGTTTATGCACTCCTTATATCCAGCACAATTGGCGGGATTCTCTTCCTTTTCTCCTTCTACGCAAGTTGGTGTGGTTGGGGTtgatggagttggagttgctgGTGTAGTGGGTGTGGTTGGTGTGGATGGTGTGGTAGCACAATGTCCTTCATCCTTTTCACACTTCTTAGCAGTCACATTCCAGTAATTTCCACTCTCACAGACCTGGGCTACGTATTTTCCACTGATACACTTGTAGAATTCGGCACAGTTGGAAGGATTCTCCTTAACTTCACCCTCAACACAAGTTGATGGGGTGGGTGTTGATGGGGTAGGGGATGATGGGGTAGGTGTCGATGGGGTAGGGGTTGATGGGGTAGGGTCGATGGGGTAGGGGTTGATGGGGTAGGGGTTGATGGGGTTGGTGTGGTAACACAATGTCCTTCATCCTTTTCACACTTCTTAGCAGCCACATTCCAGTAATTTCCACTCTCACAGACCTGGGCTACGTATTTTCCACTGATACACTTGTAGAATCCGGCACAGTTGGAAGGATTCTCCTTAACTTCACCCTCAACACAAGTTGATGGGGTGGGTGTTGATGGGGTAGGGGATGATGGGGTAGGTGTCGATGGGGTAGGGGTTGATGGGGTAGGGGTCGATGGGGTAGGGGTTGATGGGGCTGGTGTGGTAACACAATGTCCTTCATCCTTTTCACACTTCTTAGCCTTAACATTCCAGTAATTTCCACTCTCACAGACCTGGGCTACGTAATTTCCATTAACACACTTGTAGAATCCGGAACAGTTGGATGGATTCTCCTTAACATCTCCCTCCACACAGGTTGGTGGGTTTGGTGTTGATTGGCATGGTGTTGCTGTGGTAGGGGTTGATGGGGTAGGGGTTGATGGGGTAGGGGTTGATGGGGTTGGTGTAGATGGTGTGGTAACACAATGTCCTTCATCCTTTTCACACTTCTTAGCCTTAACATTCCAGTAATTTCCACTCTCACAGACCTGGGCTACGTACTTTCCATTAACACACTTGTAGAATCCGGCACAGTTGGATGGATTCTCCTTAACATCTCCCTCAACACAGGTTGGTGGGTTTGGTGTTGATTGGCATACTGTCGTTGGGGTAGGGGTTGATGGGGTAGGGGTTGATGGGGTAGGGGTTGATGGCGTAGGGGTTGATGGGGTAGGCGTCGATGGGGTAGGGGTCGATGTGGTCGGGTCGATGGAGTAGGGTCGATGGGGTAGGGGTTGATGGGGTTGGCGTGGATGGTGTGGTAACACAATGTCCTTCATCCTTTCACACTTCTTAGCCTTAACATTCCAGTAATTTCCACTCTCACAGACCTGGGCTACGTACTTTCCATTAACACACTTGTAGAATCCGGCACAGTTGGATGAATTCTCCTTAACATCTCCCTCCGAACAGGTTGGTATGCTTGGGGTTGATTGGCATACTGTcgttggggttggggttgaTGGGGTAGGGGTTGATGGCGTAGGGGTTGATGGGGTAGGGGTCGATGGGGTAGGGGTTGATGGGGTTGGCGTGGATGGTGTGGTAACACAATGTCCTTCATCCTTTTCACACTTCTTAGCCTTAACATTCCAGTAATTTCCACTCTCACAGACCTGGGCTACGTATTTTCCATTGATGCACTTGAAGAATTTGGCACAGTTGGCTGGATTCTCCTTGACATCTCCGTCCACACAAGTTGGGGCTGGCGTTGATACGCATGGGGTTGATGGGG
This genomic interval carries:
- the LOC117788486 gene encoding mucin-2; its protein translation is MIHKQTFNLAFFLLFAVTISTRVAAEDCCEPGDTKPDEDDCSKYFVCCTGQFKPMSCPQGEYWNVKAEKCLKDDGQCVTTPSTPTPSTPTPSTPTPSTPTPSTPTPSTPTPTTVCQSTPSIPTCSEGDVKENSSNCAGFYKCVNGKYVAQVCESGNYWNVKAKKCEKDEGHCVTTPSTPTPSTPTPSTPTPSTPTPSTPTPSTPTPTTVCQSTPSIPTCSEGDVKENSSNCAGFYKCVNGKYVAQVCESGNYWNVKAKKLCQSTPNPPTCVEGDVKENPSNCAGFYKCVNGKYVAQVSTPCQSTPNPPTCVEGDVKENPSNCSGFYNPINPYPIDPYPINPYPIDTYPIIPYPINTHPINLC
- the LOC117788485 gene encoding mucin-2, which codes for PINPYPINPYPIDPTPSTPTPSTPTPSSPTPSTPTPSTCVEGEVKENPSNCAEFYKCISGKYVAQVCESGNYWNVTAKKCEKDEGHCATTPSTPTTPTTPATPTPSTPTTPTCVEGEKEENPANCAGYKECINNVMVIRQCPAQTYFDKELQVCVIDADGICVPKVCDPDCCDKPNDWLGSVDKNCSAFIQCLYGNKFQQKCPNNLHFNNLTKECDYPEKVQCEDGAAPPSGPTAGPSGTYCESKGRCVGKPDGTLMADDNNVCSGSYVICQCECEVDFKCPASLVFNVKESVCDWPAKSNCSNNSYSIITNCCVETGIFKTYILSFSKQSTAMRNIYVFTTLLLAVSANSIFGASLENRQYLHVFCRGNSNGIRALVPGSCSKYFECQNGKPIEYTCPKYYDFKTRSCVTYNPGCTLNDPIVFQKTSVKSGDTPCSPTIPPPCTTIRPPCTGNVTPSTPKTSTPSAVTPCSTTTTTTTPCDTTTTTTTTTTTTTTTTTTTTTTTTTTTTTTTTSSDTTTTTTPCDTTTTTTTTTTTTTTTTTPTTTTTTTTTTIATTTTTPCDTTTSTTTTTTTTTTTTTTTTTTTTPTTTTTTTTTTTTTTTTTTTPTTTTTTTTTTTTTPCDTTTTTTTTTTTTTTTTTTTTTTTTTTTSTTTTTTTTTPSDTTTTTTPCDTTPTSTTTTTTATTTTTTTTSTTTTTTTTTTTTTTTTTTTTTTTTTPTTTTTTTTTTTPCDTTTTTTTTTTTTTTTTTTTTTTTTTTTSTTTTTTTTTPCDTTPTSTTTTTTTTTTTTTTSTTTTTTTTTTTTTTTPSDTTTTTTPCDTTTTTTTTTTTTTTTTTTTTTTTTTTTTTTTTTTTTTTTTTTTTTPTTTTTTTTTTTTTPCDTTTTTTTTTTTTTTTTTTTSTTTTTTTPCDPTTTTTPCDTTSTSTTSTTTTTTTTTTTTTTTTTTTTTTTTTTTTTTTTTTTPCDTTTTTTPCDTTSTSTTTTTTTTTTTTTTTTTTTTTTTTTTTTTTTTTTPCDTTTTTTPCDTTTTTTTTTTTTTTTTTTTTTTTTTTTTTTTTTPCDPTTTTTTCRPTTTTTTCRTTSTTSCPITTPTTCSTTTVCVTTEPPCDVTTKPPCASGSSAAISSHNNRKPIRVRPSFRPLPEVLQMAKGSTTTIADVQIQIVCVGKPDGFLLASPERCNDYYICRHGQALKVSCGERYFNGQKGICDLPENTGCVQS
- the LOC117788484 gene encoding uncharacterized protein LOC117788484, with amino-acid sequence MQKQNLNCHQYILCLGNDKSVIVNCPVNAWYDPKSGNCGPDVSSTACLEYQITSTTSTSSPNPDELCLGQELGVSYPLMTDCKKYIVCLGNGEAAIVNCIFNAWYDPLTGDCGPNVSPTACMGTTTTVAPTTMKTTSAISTTTTQSTTSTTDPPISPDVCGGLINGEYVAYPDNCSKYIVCVEPIPIAFYCTPGYYFNEELQVCVDWAQSDCPAVLPPEYTTPGYTAPSICENNNDGTLPYPENCRWFIKCINDVVSMMGVCNNEEYYDPSIGNCSASASPDACLQNYSTSTTSDDGGRSTTTTTLQPTTTSTTIAKSTSTTTTTTTTPAPSPDPCEDVPVGKLVPYPYDCTKFIKCERPTPVVYDCVKGQEFSAKLERCMAPWVANCTITGRIMKPLFFKVFKNI
- the LOC117789234 gene encoding chondroitin proteoglycan-2 — translated: MIGTRSMRSLLTLWIILIQNTESFAQFKTGFMFPTSICEGKDGGLFPMFGSCQGYYICNNGIAIVGTCDEKNRFNPTTLQCDDARKVHCPYEMLDDGDQDDIDDMDDMDDIESDLSELESDEMEEPSTTRRPPPTKQKPIVSIVKPNKELQNTSSIERLCLGKKNGVTLVKEGSCTEYYVCKSKHPQLRHCPSQQHFSPHRHICMKVADAKCTFNQESNQEIVYQDTPAVTAGLCSEMKQDALVPHREDCGKFLLCSNMMFLVMDCPAGLHFNAEAKRCDYPKIAQCELQKEEKQTKKSNKKSLSKRKPKKNTL